The Microbulbifer sp. YPW1 genome contains a region encoding:
- a CDS encoding amidase: MDLCYLDACEVLQRYKKREVSPVDVLQAQIERFEQIGGEINPFTQCRFERAQQQARLAEQAYMRNEARPLEGVITAIKDETYVRGEVTTNGSRLLQNNVADVTDPVPERLMAAGSIFHARTATPEFSVASYTWSDLWGVTRNPWNTDITPGGSSGGAAAAMAAGLSTIANGTDMGGSVRIPASQCGLVGLKASHGRIPEIPPYNVDPYVHHGMLTRSVRDMVLLYNLISGPHPVDLMSQMAKEPVASQPLDLRGVKVGLSLDLGFFPLDDDVRRNTLSYAETLRASGAEVELVSLDWDARCIRTAQIHQGAQMGHMLRKKYDHAECRAQLTSYVKHYFSLSAAASPQRILEANEYAQHMWQSLEQVFRDYDFLLCPTVCSTRVPADFDYSRDSMEVGGVEVDPVKGWFMTYPFNTLSRCPVLSLPSGFADNGVPTGVQLVGHPYADGRLLQFALGIEAVTGPFIHADNRPMNLQVLNS; this comes from the coding sequence ATGGATTTGTGTTACCTAGATGCCTGTGAGGTACTGCAGCGCTATAAAAAACGGGAAGTTTCCCCGGTTGACGTACTGCAGGCACAAATCGAGCGTTTTGAACAAATCGGTGGCGAGATCAACCCGTTTACCCAGTGCCGGTTTGAGCGTGCTCAGCAACAGGCGCGCCTTGCCGAACAGGCGTATATGCGCAATGAGGCGCGGCCACTGGAAGGTGTCATCACCGCGATCAAGGACGAAACCTATGTCCGCGGTGAGGTGACCACCAATGGTTCGCGTTTGCTGCAAAATAATGTGGCGGATGTAACGGACCCGGTGCCTGAAAGACTGATGGCAGCTGGCTCCATTTTTCACGCGCGTACCGCCACTCCGGAATTTTCCGTTGCCTCCTACACCTGGTCAGACCTGTGGGGGGTTACCCGCAATCCCTGGAATACCGACATTACCCCCGGCGGATCTTCCGGCGGCGCTGCCGCGGCCATGGCCGCAGGTTTGAGCACCATCGCCAACGGCACCGATATGGGCGGTTCGGTACGCATCCCTGCTTCCCAGTGTGGCTTGGTCGGTTTGAAAGCCTCCCATGGGCGTATCCCTGAGATTCCTCCCTACAATGTCGACCCCTATGTGCATCACGGCATGTTGACCCGCAGTGTGCGGGATATGGTGCTGTTGTATAACCTGATTTCTGGCCCGCACCCGGTTGACCTGATGTCGCAGATGGCAAAGGAACCGGTGGCATCGCAGCCGCTGGATCTACGCGGAGTGAAGGTGGGGTTGTCACTGGATCTCGGATTCTTTCCGCTGGATGACGATGTGCGCCGGAATACACTTTCCTACGCGGAAACACTTCGTGCATCAGGGGCGGAAGTAGAGTTGGTCTCACTCGACTGGGATGCCCGATGTATCCGTACTGCGCAGATTCATCAGGGCGCGCAGATGGGGCATATGCTGCGCAAGAAATACGATCACGCCGAGTGTCGCGCACAGCTGACCAGTTACGTAAAACATTATTTCTCACTTTCCGCCGCCGCATCACCGCAGCGAATTCTGGAAGCCAATGAATATGCTCAGCATATGTGGCAGTCGCTTGAGCAGGTGTTTCGAGACTACGATTTTCTGTTGTGTCCCACGGTCTGTAGTACCCGTGTCCCTGCAGATTTTGATTACAGTAGGGATTCGATGGAAGTGGGTGGTGTAGAGGTGGACCCGGTGAAAGGGTGGTTTATGACCTACCCATTCAACACCCTAAGTCGTTGCCCGGTCCTCTCGCTTCCCAGTGGTTTCGCCGATAACGGGGTTCCCACCGGGGTACAGCTGGTCGGGCATCCCTATGCCGATGGCCGCTTGTTGCAGTTTGCTCTTGGTATTGAAGCTGTTACCGGCCCGTTTATTCATGCGGACAACCGGCCGATGAACTTACAGGTATTAAATTCATGA
- a CDS encoding putative hydro-lyase: protein MIKQCASVIRAEIRAGRFCGPTSGLAAGYVQANIAMVPLQYADAFADFCKRNSRACALLHRAEPGQYLLPTLGEDIDIRTDVPRYLVHRADQEPQEATDIRDIWREDLVTFALGCSFSFEEALIGGGLEVRNITEGANVPMYRTDIPCESAGPFHGKLVVSMRPFPGEGVERACEVSGRYPLVHGAPVYAGDPQALGIADINAPEFGDAVTIHSEEVPAFWACGVTAIEALRNARLDFCITHAPGHMLITDRLNASLEAVTDTGVLGW from the coding sequence ATGATCAAACAGTGCGCGAGTGTGATTCGGGCGGAAATCCGCGCAGGCCGATTTTGTGGGCCCACTTCCGGTTTGGCAGCGGGCTATGTGCAGGCAAACATCGCCATGGTACCGCTGCAATATGCAGATGCGTTTGCAGATTTTTGCAAGCGCAACAGTCGTGCTTGTGCTCTGCTGCATCGCGCCGAGCCGGGACAATATTTATTGCCTACCTTGGGGGAAGATATCGATATTCGTACTGATGTTCCCCGCTATCTGGTACATCGCGCTGATCAGGAGCCACAGGAAGCGACCGATATTCGGGATATCTGGCGAGAGGACCTGGTTACCTTTGCACTGGGCTGTTCGTTTTCTTTTGAAGAGGCACTGATTGGCGGTGGCCTTGAAGTGCGCAATATTACCGAAGGTGCCAACGTACCAATGTATCGCACAGATATTCCCTGCGAGTCCGCAGGCCCCTTTCACGGAAAACTGGTCGTGAGCATGCGGCCATTTCCCGGTGAAGGGGTAGAGCGCGCCTGTGAAGTTTCCGGGCGATACCCACTGGTTCACGGCGCGCCGGTTTATGCAGGTGACCCCCAGGCGTTGGGAATTGCAGATATTAACGCGCCCGAATTTGGTGACGCCGTGACCATCCACTCCGAGGAAGTTCCTGCATTCTGGGCCTGTGGAGTAACCGCCATTGAAGCGTTGCGCAATGCCCGGCTGGACTTCTGTATTACCCATGCTCCGGGCCACATGCTGATTACCGACCGGCTGAACGCTTCGCTGGAGGCGGTGACTGATACCGGTGTGTTGGGCTGGTAG
- the pxpB gene encoding 5-oxoprolinase subunit PxpB — MVRLEDAGDNAITVYLAEQPGELALARVLRFSTQARREIGHLLQDLVPSYCSVTVYYDLLRSDFYTVCSNIRRIVDKLDDELSLLSQSSAQQSDLVVLPVYYGEEVAPDLPRVARQTGLTEEQVVAAHSTQTYRVHALGFRPGFAFLAETPEALRVPRMETPRTRVPAGSVAIAGMQAAVYPSASPGGWNLIGRCPKALFSCRHGKPDVLLNVGDLVRFQPVSRHAFLDEGGCLDE, encoded by the coding sequence ATGGTTCGGTTAGAGGATGCCGGTGACAACGCTATTACTGTGTATCTGGCGGAGCAGCCCGGAGAACTCGCGCTCGCACGAGTACTCAGGTTTAGTACACAGGCGCGGCGAGAAATTGGTCACCTACTGCAAGATCTGGTTCCCTCCTATTGTAGCGTTACGGTGTATTACGATTTACTGCGCAGTGATTTTTACACCGTGTGCAGCAACATCCGGCGTATTGTCGACAAACTCGATGATGAATTGTCTTTATTGTCACAATCATCAGCGCAACAAAGTGATTTAGTTGTGTTACCGGTGTACTACGGAGAAGAAGTGGCGCCGGATCTTCCACGGGTCGCTCGGCAGACCGGGCTGACAGAAGAGCAGGTCGTTGCCGCGCACAGTACCCAGACCTATCGGGTGCACGCGCTGGGTTTTCGTCCCGGGTTTGCGTTTTTGGCAGAGACACCAGAGGCCCTGCGCGTCCCCCGTATGGAGACCCCGCGTACCAGAGTGCCAGCAGGTTCAGTAGCTATCGCCGGCATGCAAGCCGCCGTCTACCCCTCTGCCAGCCCCGGGGGGTGGAACCTTATTGGCCGTTGTCCCAAAGCATTATTTTCTTGCAGGCATGGCAAACCCGATGTGTTGCTTAATGTCGGTGATCTTGTCCGGTTCCAGCCAGTATCGCGGCACGCGTTTCTGGATGAGGGGGGGTGTCTGGATGAGTAG
- a CDS encoding biotin-dependent carboxyltransferase family protein, translating to MSRYAAQILEAGPLALLQDKGRFGAQHLGISVSGVADRHAAGWANRLLSNPDSAPLVEICLGKFRLRFADVCHFAVTGADMHWKLNDRPLNSWCTYRASAGDVLSAAYATSGLRGYLAMRGGIVAPMICGSCATSIGDGLGGLHGDGVRLQAGDRLQVSTVDADWVSDRWVPPKFRRTYKGPIELRVVPSNQFAQFSAQSRHQFFDSSFEVAAESDRMGVRLKGTSLPDAPGSMISEAVGAGAIQVPANGLPIVLMPDCQTIGGYPKLGHVYRADLDRLAQARPGTSVQFSLGDRAEAQREWLFQTQFFSAQECA from the coding sequence ATGAGTAGATATGCTGCACAAATCCTGGAGGCAGGGCCGCTTGCCTTGCTTCAGGATAAAGGGCGCTTTGGTGCCCAGCACCTGGGTATCAGTGTCAGCGGTGTCGCTGACAGACATGCGGCAGGCTGGGCTAACCGCCTGTTGAGTAATCCCGACAGCGCGCCACTGGTTGAAATCTGTCTTGGGAAGTTTCGATTGCGTTTTGCCGATGTTTGCCATTTTGCGGTGACCGGGGCAGACATGCATTGGAAGTTGAATGATCGGCCTTTAAACAGCTGGTGCACTTACCGCGCTTCAGCCGGGGATGTGCTATCGGCAGCATATGCGACCAGTGGACTGCGCGGATACCTGGCAATGCGCGGTGGTATTGTAGCGCCCATGATATGTGGTAGCTGTGCAACCAGTATCGGCGACGGACTTGGAGGCCTGCACGGTGATGGTGTGCGGCTTCAGGCCGGTGATCGGCTCCAGGTATCAACAGTGGATGCCGACTGGGTTTCGGACCGTTGGGTACCGCCCAAGTTTCGACGTACCTATAAAGGCCCTATCGAGCTACGTGTCGTTCCCTCTAACCAGTTTGCACAATTCTCTGCACAAAGCCGCCACCAGTTTTTTGATTCCTCATTTGAAGTGGCTGCCGAATCCGATCGAATGGGCGTGCGGCTCAAGGGTACTTCATTGCCAGATGCGCCGGGAAGCATGATTTCCGAGGCGGTTGGTGCTGGTGCCATCCAGGTTCCCGCGAATGGCCTGCCAATTGTCCTGATGCCCGATTGCCAGACCATCGGGGGCTATCCGAAACTCGGTCATGTGTACCGTGCGGATCTGGATCGGCTAGCTCAGGCACGCCCCGGAACAAGCGTGCAGTTTTCCCTGGGAGACCGCGCCGAGGCGCAGCGGGAATGGTTGTTTCAAACTCAGTTTTTTTCAGCACAGGAGTGCGCATAA
- a CDS encoding glutamate cyclase domain-containing protein yields MASYSLNIFRRPDTVHLAAQIEGLLVAGNLRGMETVRNSGYRDYLLPAVQTLLQHRQRVAIVSGFPVSGHYETDGPAGAIALARGLRALGSEVSLLGMREYAELLAEALPNAVPEGKEIAKSVFPVDRESFEERVDQFLNWFSPTLIVFIEVPGAAVDGHYRNMRFELIDDGVLPWELMLSKADCPTLAIADGGNELGMGQVRKQLQDLPVSCATATTDELVIADVSNWGAYGLLALASACIRRPLLDGFVLSECLEALVDVGMVDGVTGCAIATEDGLPLFRSQSLFEGVLALTSSVIAQGGGSVVPASPQESLAASTA; encoded by the coding sequence ATGGCAAGTTATTCCCTGAATATCTTTCGACGTCCCGATACCGTGCACTTGGCAGCTCAAATCGAGGGTTTGTTGGTGGCCGGAAATCTCCGGGGTATGGAAACTGTGCGCAATAGCGGTTATCGCGATTACTTGCTACCCGCGGTTCAAACACTGTTGCAGCATCGACAGCGTGTGGCGATCGTTAGCGGTTTTCCCGTCAGCGGGCACTACGAGACAGACGGCCCGGCTGGTGCTATCGCGCTAGCACGAGGTCTCCGCGCATTGGGCTCTGAAGTATCATTACTGGGTATGCGGGAATATGCAGAGTTACTGGCAGAGGCACTACCAAATGCGGTTCCGGAAGGAAAAGAGATCGCGAAGTCCGTGTTTCCAGTTGACCGAGAAAGCTTTGAAGAAAGGGTAGACCAATTTCTGAACTGGTTTTCCCCTACATTGATCGTATTTATTGAGGTACCTGGCGCAGCAGTTGACGGTCACTACCGGAATATGCGTTTTGAACTCATCGATGATGGTGTGCTTCCCTGGGAGCTAATGCTTTCAAAGGCAGATTGCCCGACACTGGCGATCGCAGATGGCGGTAATGAGCTGGGAATGGGGCAGGTGCGCAAGCAATTGCAGGACCTTCCTGTGTCGTGCGCCACAGCTACCACAGATGAGCTTGTAATTGCAGATGTTTCTAACTGGGGTGCGTACGGTTTACTTGCACTCGCATCAGCCTGTATTCGACGTCCGCTTCTTGACGGCTTTGTATTATCCGAGTGTCTTGAGGCACTGGTCGATGTGGGTATGGTGGATGGAGTGACTGGTTGCGCGATTGCGACGGAAGACGGACTACCCCTGTTCCGCAGCCAGTCACTCTTCGAGGGTGTGCTGGCGTTGACCTCCTCCGTGATTGCGCAGGGAGGAGGTTCGGTAGTACCTGCGAGCCCTCAGGAATCCTTGGCAGCCAGCACCGCCTGA
- a CDS encoding N-acetylmuramoyl-L-alanine amidase — protein MSSTIIHTLGRAALLSSAVTMAVLNLGCSSTSAGLNHESDAYKIEVVESKNASERVRFLVMHFTAIDFDTSLRVLTQPSSSPVSSHYLVPESDDPSYPHEDLRVYQLVDETRRAWHAGPSIWEDRSQLNDHSIGIEIVNKSHCHPPAESTPGAETEAVCFFPDFDPKQMELVIALSKDILARYPDISPTRVIGHGDIIPQWKIDPGPKFPWQQLAEAGIGAWFDDEAVTRHLDYLNGNTTSDRESVRLRFAQWLSDYGYGIDPETATDEEITLYTRAFQYHFRPWKVDGEVDNHSRAILLALLEKYFPQKLSGYPDINQAVLAAKDS, from the coding sequence ATGTCAAGCACAATAATACATACACTGGGGCGCGCCGCCCTGCTCAGCTCGGCAGTAACCATGGCGGTGCTGAATCTAGGCTGTAGCAGCACGAGTGCCGGCCTCAATCACGAGAGCGATGCCTATAAAATTGAAGTCGTTGAGTCGAAAAATGCGAGTGAGCGCGTTCGATTTCTGGTAATGCATTTCACCGCAATCGACTTCGATACCTCTTTGCGGGTACTCACTCAACCCAGTTCCTCACCGGTAAGTTCGCACTACCTGGTGCCGGAAAGCGACGATCCCAGCTACCCGCATGAGGACCTGAGGGTTTACCAGCTAGTGGACGAGACGCGCCGGGCCTGGCATGCGGGCCCGAGTATCTGGGAAGACCGCAGCCAATTGAACGACCACTCCATTGGAATTGAGATAGTCAACAAAAGTCACTGTCACCCACCCGCGGAATCGACGCCGGGAGCTGAGACAGAGGCCGTATGTTTCTTCCCGGACTTCGATCCCAAACAGATGGAGCTGGTGATTGCGCTCTCGAAGGATATTCTGGCACGCTACCCGGATATTTCTCCTACCCGAGTGATCGGCCACGGAGACATTATCCCGCAGTGGAAAATTGATCCTGGCCCCAAATTTCCCTGGCAACAGCTGGCCGAAGCGGGTATTGGTGCATGGTTTGATGATGAAGCAGTAACGCGTCACCTGGACTATCTGAATGGCAACACCACCAGTGATCGGGAAAGTGTTCGCTTGCGATTTGCCCAGTGGCTCAGCGACTATGGTTACGGTATCGACCCGGAAACAGCGACTGATGAGGAAATCACGCTGTATACCCGCGCCTTCCAGTACCACTTCCGTCCCTGGAAAGTGGATGGCGAGGTAGACAATCACAGTCGGGCAATCTTGCTCGCCCTTTTGGAAAAATATTTTCCACAAAAACTCAGTGGTTACCCCGATATCAATCAGGCGGTGCTGGCTGCCAAGGATTCCTGA
- a CDS encoding NlpC/P60 family protein, with protein sequence MKSKSLSLFISTFLSLAGCSESSQPEGDSYSLETSPTAVIETPAASPVAMGERLVAEALPWENREYRVGTAEQCMNWTREILVAACGPHFATLETRNPWDKHLLGADDELLPEHVDSLAADEFGQKIATIDALQPGDLVFLKNTYGDWAEGVLTHVGIALGDGRYIHRMTSNDGLVKINTIPSEDFDSGIRLKDSLCQAQ encoded by the coding sequence ATGAAAAGTAAGTCTCTTTCACTTTTCATCTCGACTTTTTTATCCCTCGCAGGCTGTAGTGAATCTTCGCAACCCGAGGGGGACTCATATTCACTAGAAACTTCTCCGACGGCCGTCATCGAAACACCAGCCGCCTCCCCGGTCGCCATGGGCGAAAGGCTCGTTGCTGAGGCCCTGCCCTGGGAAAACCGGGAATATCGGGTTGGCACGGCGGAACAATGCATGAACTGGACACGGGAAATACTCGTCGCAGCCTGCGGCCCGCACTTTGCCACACTGGAAACACGCAACCCATGGGACAAGCATCTACTTGGTGCCGACGACGAGCTGCTGCCGGAACACGTAGATTCATTGGCTGCCGATGAGTTCGGCCAGAAAATTGCGACAATCGATGCACTGCAACCTGGTGACCTCGTTTTCCTTAAAAATACCTATGGTGATTGGGCCGAGGGTGTGCTGACCCATGTGGGTATCGCCCTGGGAGATGGGCGCTATATCCACCGCATGACCTCCAACGACGGACTCGTAAAGATCAACACCATCCCTTCTGAGGATTTTGACTCAGGTATTCGACTGAAGGATTCACTATGTCAAGCACAATAA
- a CDS encoding M1 family metallopeptidase, which produces MDYTIWAELDPALKRINGRAEVIYHNNSPDRLQFLFFALDHNALKPGSAASYNLQAIASEASRSRAQARSEAAGFIIRSVSDGAGKALQWEIRDTNLQVQLPKTLASGARQSIQIQWTLPLTDKVATGARSGFEVLDDGVPIFVAAQWFPRAIAYTDYAGWQLKPFLQQGEFSTEFGDYRISLTVPANYVVAASGALQNAAEVLSPDQLAHWQAPSTTPTHMVDEIQARDQRATSTGESIVWKFAGEDLRDFAFSASPAFMWQIQMDNRGRKLQQFYPREAAPLWERFGLAAIQHTLTVFDTALFPLEADSISIVNAAGFGMEYPGLATIATRPERPLPTAEQPAWNRSTKYDFIGTVIHEVGHNYLPMRVNTDEREWAWLDEGLVSFIEYRAEHSWEANFDVIYGEPRTIAGYTDSASSQPIMSSADSLHRKIDNAYNKTASMLNTLRHLVLGEDVFDLALANFARNWQGKRPMPGDFFRAMETTAGTDLSWFWHSWFYQSHSIDLAVAGIRIDDQNLPITPAESIEPSALAHTVGKIRQFVVDKSPHLADAYTESLADPLPEITPVSAANEHNESGTKHWYTLEITNHGEGLLPVPLQLIFSDGSQHRITVPAQAWMRAREQLALQLQLVKTLTGVCTDPLWLTPDTNRNNNCVEVQSP; this is translated from the coding sequence GTGGATTACACGATTTGGGCGGAGCTTGATCCCGCACTCAAGCGGATCAATGGCCGTGCCGAAGTGATTTATCACAACAACTCACCAGATCGACTCCAGTTTCTGTTCTTTGCACTGGATCACAATGCGCTCAAGCCGGGGTCAGCCGCTTCCTACAACCTGCAAGCCATTGCAAGTGAAGCAAGCCGTTCACGTGCCCAGGCCCGCTCTGAAGCGGCAGGTTTTATAATCCGCTCAGTGAGCGATGGAGCGGGCAAGGCGCTGCAGTGGGAGATTCGCGATACGAATTTACAGGTCCAGCTACCAAAAACGCTCGCATCCGGCGCACGTCAGTCGATTCAAATCCAATGGACATTGCCCCTCACGGATAAGGTCGCTACAGGAGCACGCAGTGGATTTGAGGTGCTCGACGATGGCGTCCCCATATTCGTGGCTGCGCAGTGGTTCCCCCGGGCGATCGCCTACACAGATTATGCAGGTTGGCAACTCAAACCCTTTCTTCAACAAGGGGAATTTTCCACTGAGTTTGGAGACTATCGGATATCACTGACAGTTCCCGCCAACTATGTCGTGGCGGCGAGTGGTGCTCTGCAGAACGCCGCAGAAGTCTTGAGCCCCGACCAGCTTGCCCACTGGCAGGCACCATCAACGACACCCACTCATATGGTCGACGAAATACAGGCACGAGATCAGCGCGCGACCTCTACGGGGGAAAGCATCGTCTGGAAATTTGCTGGTGAAGATCTCCGTGACTTTGCGTTCAGCGCGTCTCCGGCATTTATGTGGCAAATACAGATGGATAATCGTGGGCGCAAACTGCAACAGTTTTACCCCCGCGAAGCAGCACCACTTTGGGAGAGGTTTGGCTTGGCGGCCATCCAACATACCTTAACCGTATTCGATACCGCACTCTTCCCTTTGGAAGCAGATAGCATCAGCATTGTTAACGCTGCGGGTTTTGGTATGGAGTACCCGGGGCTCGCCACCATTGCCACTCGCCCTGAACGCCCGTTACCTACTGCGGAGCAGCCAGCCTGGAACCGCTCCACCAAATACGACTTTATTGGTACGGTCATTCACGAAGTGGGGCACAACTATCTGCCGATGCGCGTCAATACCGACGAGCGGGAATGGGCATGGCTGGATGAGGGCCTGGTGAGTTTTATTGAGTACCGCGCAGAACATAGCTGGGAAGCCAATTTCGATGTGATTTATGGCGAGCCTCGCACTATTGCCGGCTACACCGATAGCGCATCCAGCCAACCCATCATGAGCAGCGCGGACTCATTGCATCGGAAAATTGACAACGCGTATAACAAGACCGCCAGCATGCTCAATACACTGCGTCATCTTGTTTTGGGCGAAGACGTGTTTGACCTGGCCCTGGCAAATTTTGCGCGTAACTGGCAGGGAAAGCGACCCATGCCAGGAGACTTCTTCCGCGCAATGGAAACGACTGCGGGTACAGACTTGAGCTGGTTCTGGCACAGCTGGTTTTACCAGAGCCATTCTATTGATCTGGCTGTAGCAGGTATCCGAATTGATGACCAGAACCTGCCAATAACGCCAGCGGAATCCATTGAGCCCAGTGCATTGGCGCATACAGTTGGCAAAATTCGCCAATTTGTCGTGGATAAATCCCCTCACCTTGCCGATGCCTACACCGAAAGCCTGGCTGATCCACTCCCAGAAATAACTCCGGTTTCAGCGGCTAATGAGCACAATGAAAGCGGGACGAAACACTGGTATACCCTCGAGATCACCAACCACGGGGAAGGTCTACTACCGGTCCCCTTGCAGTTGATCTTCAGCGACGGTAGCCAGCACAGAATCACCGTGCCAGCGCAGGCCTGGATGCGTGCACGGGAACAACTGGCCCTTCAGCTTCAACTGGTTAAAACACTTACTGGCGTGTGTACCGATCCGCTGTGGCTGACACCCGATACCAACAGAAACAATAATTGTGTGGAGGTTCAATCGCCATGA
- a CDS encoding MFS transporter has product MASLLFVAMMGASILTLLPLWVGALTDQGIFSGQQIGWLASADVIGIFLSSASAIFWVRKLPWKPVVLLGLVLFCLANLASLGTQQFIPLMAIRIFAGLGCGSAYAIALAGLGDQRNPQLAFGLMVTAQVVFGTIGFFAVPRIMGETDFSGFFHYLNGWLVITIALCLIAFPRSEKSRDTGSSIVSTLLTARALLVFATTVIYYCGVSAVWAYLERIGVNLGLGSAEVGDLLGIGFAISGLGSLATPWLSQYLGRVITLIIAMTAQMITMAVLIGEYSLNAYWLYAITSIVFQFFWSFSLPLLMDQFNRVDDTGRFIVLCASAFKVGEIVGPPLAAALITVGGFSSVLYLGIGCMAVTLVIALTTERRNPTDTASVMAAPV; this is encoded by the coding sequence ATGGCAAGCTTGCTATTTGTCGCCATGATGGGCGCATCCATCCTGACGCTACTGCCTCTGTGGGTAGGCGCACTGACCGATCAGGGAATATTTAGCGGGCAACAAATTGGTTGGCTGGCCTCCGCAGATGTCATCGGCATATTCCTGAGTTCCGCATCCGCAATATTCTGGGTACGTAAATTGCCCTGGAAACCCGTGGTACTACTCGGCCTCGTCCTTTTTTGTCTCGCCAACCTCGCCAGCCTCGGAACGCAACAATTTATCCCGCTGATGGCAATTCGTATCTTTGCCGGGCTCGGCTGTGGCTCGGCTTACGCCATTGCCCTTGCGGGGCTCGGTGACCAGCGAAATCCGCAACTCGCCTTTGGTCTGATGGTTACCGCTCAGGTTGTTTTCGGCACCATCGGTTTCTTCGCGGTACCGCGTATCATGGGGGAGACAGATTTCAGTGGATTTTTCCACTATCTGAATGGGTGGCTAGTCATTACGATCGCACTATGCTTGATTGCTTTCCCACGCTCTGAAAAATCCCGCGATACGGGTAGTAGCATAGTTTCGACATTGCTGACGGCTCGCGCCCTGCTTGTGTTCGCCACGACGGTAATTTACTACTGCGGTGTATCTGCGGTCTGGGCTTATCTGGAGCGGATTGGTGTAAACCTCGGGCTGGGGAGCGCAGAGGTTGGAGATCTCCTGGGTATTGGCTTTGCGATCAGTGGACTCGGTTCGCTAGCCACTCCGTGGCTAAGCCAGTATCTCGGCCGTGTGATCACACTGATCATCGCCATGACAGCGCAGATGATCACCATGGCGGTACTGATTGGCGAATACAGCCTGAATGCCTACTGGCTGTATGCCATTACTTCCATCGTATTCCAGTTTTTCTGGAGCTTCTCGCTGCCGCTGCTGATGGATCAGTTCAATCGTGTGGACGACACCGGTCGTTTCATCGTGCTGTGCGCCAGTGCTTTCAAAGTTGGTGAAATTGTCGGCCCTCCTCTGGCCGCAGCACTTATCACTGTTGGCGGTTTTTCCTCAGTGCTGTACTTGGGCATTGGCTGCATGGCCGTAACGCTGGTGATCGCGCTCACTACCGAGCGGCGCAACCCGACCGATACCGCATCAGTAATGGCGGCGCCGGTATGA